One Coffea arabica cultivar ET-39 chromosome 5c, Coffea Arabica ET-39 HiFi, whole genome shotgun sequence DNA window includes the following coding sequences:
- the LOC113689573 gene encoding (+)-larreatricin hydroxylase, chloroplastic-like translates to MPGRLQMAYRSTVALPPLRVAVIIHLLLAKSTQECRLTRSAMTASKNIHLPLQNEEPFSERSSWYLYFFERICKNLLDDDTFTLPFWQWDDSSGMQIPPMFNESKLSLYNCFHNPKHLPPKVVDLAYKGTESQIRRLRPHARHANVDRMWYIYNKVLKRKNIETQDWLNSSFIFFNEAARPVRVTVKDSTNLATLGYTYPDLQPSWLTCKPTARRNGLNLTKLSFNAPKASEVLPMKLEKPISFVVERPKKARSGQEKAEAEEVLKIKGIEFDKGETVVFDVFVNEDNTSPCNPCKAESLGSSRTLAHGHGKKSTTSRSCAISEALEELGADDFDSILVTLVPRRGVVTIGGVEIPFVPKS, encoded by the exons ATGCCAGGGAGACTCCAAATGGCATACCGATCAACTGTTGCCCTCCCTCCGCTGCGGGTAGCAGTGATTATACACCTTCTGCTCGCGAAGTCTACACAAGAATGCCGGCTCACACGGTCAGCCATGACTGCGTCAAAAAATATTCATCTGCCATTGCAAAATGAAGAACCTTTCTCTGAGCGATCCTC ATGGTACCTTTATTTCTTCGAAAGAATTTGTAAAAACTTGCTTGATGATGATACGTTTACTCTGCCATTTTGGCAATGGGACGATTCTTCAGGCATGCAAATTCCACCCATGTTTAACGAGAGCAAATTGTCCCTATACAATTGCTTCCACAACCCAAAACACTTGCCTCCTAAAGTGGTGGATTTAGCTTACAAAGGCACCGAGAGTCAAATCCG CCGGCTGAGACCCCATGCTCGCCATGCCAACGTTGATAGAATGTGGTACATTTATAACAAAGTTTTGAAACGCAAAAATATTGAAACGCAAGATTGGTTAAattcctcttttattttcttcaatgAAGCGGCGAGACCCGTTAGAGTGACGGTTAAGGACTCCACAAATCTCGCCACGCTTGGTTATACCTATCCTGACTTGCAACCTTCTTGGTTAACATGTAAACCAACAGCGCGTAGAAATGGCCTGAACCTGACAAAATTGTCTTTCAATGCCCCTAAGGCTAGTGAAGTGCTGCCAATGAAATTAGAGAAACCCATCAGCTTCGTGGTTGAGCGGCCTAAGAAGGCAAGGAGTGGACAAGAGAAAGCAGAGGCAGAAGAGGTGCTAAAGATTAAGGGGATCGAATTTGATAAAGGAGAAACTGTGGTGTTCGATGTGTTTGTGAACGAAGACAATACGAGTCCGTGTAATCCGTGCAAGGCTGAGTCTCTAGGAAGCTCCCGCACCTTGGCGCATGGACATGGCAAGAAATCTACCACTTCCCGCAGTTGTGCGATTTCAGAGGCGTTGGAGGAATTGGGAGCTGATGATTTTGACAGCATTTTGGTCACTTTGGTCCCCAGAAGAGGTGTCGTGACCATAGGTGGTGTCGAGATTCCCTTTGTTCCTAAATCTTAA
- the LOC113690358 gene encoding polyphenol oxidase I, chloroplastic-like, with amino-acid sequence MASLSTPLQSSTAYSSTSTLSSCPFSTKPSQFYLSAKRNYRQFTVSCKNNESHEQVDNLDRRDVLLGLGGLYGASNLIINPFAMAAPIAAPEISKCGPPADLPPGAVVTDNCCPPVPGKVIDYKLPPPPKVNRFRPAAHLVKKDYIEKLNKAVELMKALPADDPRNFTQQANVHCAYCNGAYVQPGSDQEISVHYSWLFFPFHRWYLYFYERILGKLIGDPSFGLPFWNWDNIGGMTIPSIFMDQSSALYNENRNQSHLPPTVVDLGYNGTDRDATCTERIENNLAIMYRQMVSNATTGRDFFGKEYRAGDEPNAFAGAGSIEASPHIPLHRWVGDPRQPNGEDLGNFYSAGRDVLFYSHHANVDRMWTIWQQLGGKRKEVPDPDWLNSSFIFYDENAQPVRVKVRDSFSNDRMGYIYEKVDIPWLKNKPVPRVRKSRVAFTSGAPPADKVFPGPLNKIVKVLVKRPKLSRSKRQKEEEEERLVVYGIEFSMDKYVKFDVFINDEDDNPNDFAKSEYVGSFANLPHKVKSGMKAKTTQTFELTEILEDLDVEDDDALLVTLVPNTALTIDGIKIEVAT; translated from the coding sequence ATGGCATCTCTTTCAACTCCCCTTCAAAGCTCCACTGCCTACTCCTCCACCTCCACTCTGTCCTCCTGCCCTTTCTCAACCAAGCCATCACAGTTTTACCTCAGTGCCAAACGTAACTATCGTCAGTTCACGGTTTCATGCAAAAACAATGAAAGCCATGAACAAGTTGACAATCTTGATAGGAGGGATGTGCTTTTGGGCTTGGGTGGCCTTTATGGCGCCTCAAACCTCATCATCAACCCTTTTGCCATGGCAGCTCCTATAGCCGCCCCAgaaatctccaaatgcggtccACCGGCGGACTTACCTCCAGGAGCAGTTGTCACTGACAATTGCTGTCCGCCGGTGCCCGGCAAAGTCATTGACTACAAACTCCCTCCACCACCTAAGGTGAACCGTTTTAGGCCAGCTGCTCATTTGGTCAAGAAAGACTATATTGAAAAACTTAACAAGGCGGTCGAGCTCATGAAAGCTCTGCCAGCTGATGATCCCCGTAATTTTACCCAACAAGCAAATGTTCATTGCGCTTATTGCAATGGTGCCTACGTCCAACCAGGCTCTGATCAAGAAATTTCAGTCCATTACTCGTGGTTATTCTTCCCTTTTCATAGATGGTATTTGTACTTCTATGAAAGAATCTTGGGAAAGCTAATAGGCGATCCCAGTTTTGGACTGCCCTTTTGGAACTGGGACAACATTGGTGGCATGACCATACCGTCCATATTTATGGACCAATCGTCAGCATTGTATAACGAAAATCGTAACCAAAGTCATCTGCCACCAACGGTCGTGGACTTGGGGTATAATGGTACGGATAGAGATGCAACATGCACAGAAAGGATAGAAAACAATTTGGCGATCATGTACCGTCAAATGGTCTCTAATGCCACCACTGGCAGAGATTTCTTTGGAAAGGAATACCGGGCCGGCGATGAGCCCAATGCCTTTGCTGGCGCAGGGTCCATCGAGGCCAGTCCCCATATTCCACTCCACAGGTGGGTCGGCGATCCAAGGCAACCAAATGGTGAAGATTTGGGTAATTTCTACTCAGCTGGAAGAGATGTTCTGTTCTATAGCCATCATGCAAATGTGGACCGGATGTGGACAATTTGGCAACAATTGGGAGGTAAAAGGAAGGAGGTCCCCGATCCAGATTGGCTGAATTCTTCCTTCATTTTCTACGATGAAAATGCTCAGCCTGTCCGCGTGAAAGTTCGTGATTCTTTTAGTAATGATAGAATGGGATATATTTACGAAAAGGTGGATATTCCCTGGCTTAAGAATAAGCCTGTGCCCCGCGTGAGAAAATCTAGAGTGGCTTTCACTTCCGGGGCACCACCAGCCGATAAGGTCTTCCCTGGACCCCTTAACAAGATCGTGAAAGTGTTGGTCAAGAGGCCCAAATTATCAAGAAGCAAGAGGCAaaaggaggaagaggaagagagaTTGGTGGTGTACGGGATCGAGTTTTCCATGGACAAGTATGTTAAGtttgatgttttcattaatgatgaagatgataatCCAAACGATTTTGCTAAGTCCGAGTACGTTGGGAGCTTTGCAAATTTGCCACACAAGGTTAAAAGTGGCATGAAAGCTAAGACTACTCAAACCTTTGAGTTGACTGAGATTTTGGAGGACTTGGATGTCGAAGACGACGATGCCCTGTTGGTGACTTTGGTGCCAAATACCGCTCTTACCATTGATGGCATCAAGATTGAGGTTGCTACTTGA